The proteins below are encoded in one region of Winogradskyella helgolandensis:
- a CDS encoding sensor histidine kinase has protein sequence MKHNKLYITIYFLLIWSFSFAQQYTNYATRDGLPSNHVYTIMQDAKGFMWFLTDKGMVRYNGKTFKTFTTKQGLPNNDVWDAFPTPDGKIWYMSKSTHLGYIENDSVLSFPNENEEETINPIYSIQLNNEVYPAGPKKIYKLKNNVWRSFEIQIENKTREDYTTVFNDKVAYLGMRLEDEILNVYDNQNHILSKSSTKGIINQNSSRGQISDSLFFWASEKTYSILNLKTYALKSFKFIDEVGIETLKYPRINLIGNSIQISGDRFVGTLNRDLHISNPFFFPPELNAHFGFIDQQNTVWLATFTNGVYKLSYIKQNIVYRFNNEKVQNLNYINNELFASVYNKGFFKYNPINKTFDPYIASDDYNFGGVYIDSLKRTYFLKHSGIISEGEQKRVDINFNENAKSSRHINSFVKKLTFFKSNLYGIYSFGIFKINAESFNIEKDIILKGANDFLVFNSRLIIATNNGLKELESDTIKKIEFDDGIFNKPLLSIKALSESDILINTDGFGSYISDLRTMKPLEYSEFLIVQDAFIQDNAIWLATNSGVLHYTRINNEYKLVRTYNSNDGLPNNNVNTVSVVKEDLIVGTNNGLAIVPINQTKKDLLIDVFITEATYNEQSITKGHTAFHYDNNNAVNFKFETIDYSEDRLKNEGYFYKLEPLQTDWVHTTINSVNYNNLQPGNYVFQVYNKSISKDISFKVKALWWQTFWFKLIVVLIGIFLIVLISRFIVKKSEFKKNQKIFEDKRLIELQLKALRSQMNPHFVFNSLAAIQFYINENDFEASERYLVKFSKLIRQFFELSKENEISLASEISLLQSYLEIEKLRFKEKLSFKINVDDGLFVEDIKVPTMILQPIIENAINHGLFNKEDKGTVTVNFKKGDEGSLIVEIIDDGVGFVNTAKGQRQGVKSSSVLKDRLHFLNNSKKWNISYSEQELYPDQYEKGNKSIFIMQKL, from the coding sequence TTGAAACATAACAAACTCTATATCACAATTTATTTTCTTCTGATATGGAGTTTTTCATTCGCACAACAATATACCAATTATGCGACAAGGGACGGTTTGCCTAGTAATCACGTCTATACTATTATGCAAGATGCTAAAGGCTTTATGTGGTTTTTAACCGATAAAGGCATGGTGAGATATAATGGTAAAACATTTAAAACCTTTACTACAAAACAAGGTTTACCTAATAATGATGTTTGGGATGCTTTTCCCACGCCAGATGGTAAAATTTGGTACATGTCTAAATCAACTCATTTAGGATATATAGAGAATGATAGTGTGTTATCATTTCCTAATGAAAATGAAGAAGAAACCATAAACCCTATATACTCAATTCAGCTAAATAATGAAGTTTATCCGGCAGGACCCAAAAAGATTTATAAGTTAAAAAATAACGTATGGAGAAGTTTTGAAATTCAAATAGAAAATAAAACAAGAGAAGATTATACCACTGTTTTTAATGATAAGGTGGCTTATTTAGGCATGAGGTTAGAAGATGAAATCCTAAATGTTTATGATAACCAAAATCATATTTTAAGTAAAAGCTCTACTAAAGGTATTATTAATCAAAATAGTTCTCGAGGTCAGATAAGTGATAGCTTATTTTTTTGGGCTTCGGAAAAAACTTATAGTATTTTAAATCTAAAAACATATGCTTTAAAAAGTTTTAAATTTATAGATGAAGTTGGTATAGAAACTTTAAAATACCCTAGAATTAATTTAATTGGAAATTCAATTCAAATCTCAGGAGATCGCTTTGTAGGCACACTGAATAGGGATCTACATATCTCAAATCCTTTTTTCTTTCCGCCAGAGTTAAATGCACATTTTGGTTTTATAGACCAACAGAATACGGTATGGCTAGCTACGTTTACTAACGGAGTTTATAAATTATCTTACATAAAGCAAAACATAGTTTACCGCTTTAATAATGAAAAAGTTCAAAACTTAAATTATATAAATAACGAGTTGTTTGCAAGTGTTTATAATAAAGGATTCTTCAAATACAATCCTATAAATAAAACCTTTGATCCCTATATCGCTTCTGACGATTATAATTTTGGCGGAGTTTACATTGATAGCCTTAAGCGCACGTATTTCTTAAAACATTCAGGCATTATTTCCGAAGGAGAACAAAAAAGAGTAGACATCAACTTTAATGAAAATGCAAAATCATCACGACATATTAACTCGTTTGTAAAGAAACTGACTTTTTTTAAGTCCAATTTATATGGTATTTATTCTTTTGGAATTTTTAAAATAAATGCTGAGAGCTTTAATATAGAAAAAGATATCATTCTAAAAGGAGCTAATGATTTCTTAGTTTTTAATTCCCGATTGATCATAGCCACCAATAATGGCTTAAAGGAATTAGAAAGCGATACTATAAAAAAAATAGAGTTCGACGATGGAATTTTTAATAAACCATTACTCAGTATTAAAGCATTATCGGAATCAGATATTTTAATTAATACCGATGGTTTTGGGAGCTATATTTCGGATTTAAGAACGATGAAGCCTTTAGAATATTCTGAATTTTTAATCGTTCAAGATGCATTTATTCAAGACAACGCGATTTGGTTAGCAACTAATTCTGGAGTGTTGCATTATACCAGGATCAACAACGAATACAAATTAGTTAGAACGTATAATAGTAACGATGGTTTACCAAATAACAATGTTAATACCGTTAGTGTTGTCAAAGAAGACTTAATTGTTGGGACTAATAATGGATTGGCCATTGTGCCAATTAATCAGACAAAAAAGGATTTATTAATTGATGTCTTCATCACTGAAGCCACATATAATGAACAATCCATTACCAAAGGTCATACTGCATTTCATTATGACAATAACAATGCGGTAAATTTTAAATTTGAAACTATCGATTATTCCGAAGATAGGCTTAAAAATGAAGGGTATTTCTATAAGTTAGAACCCTTGCAAACCGATTGGGTTCATACCACAATTAATTCCGTAAATTATAATAATCTTCAGCCAGGAAATTATGTGTTTCAGGTATATAATAAGTCCATTTCAAAGGATATAAGTTTCAAAGTTAAAGCCTTGTGGTGGCAAACGTTTTGGTTTAAACTCATAGTAGTATTAATCGGTATTTTTCTTATTGTTTTAATATCGAGATTCATTGTTAAAAAATCTGAATTCAAAAAGAATCAAAAAATATTTGAAGATAAACGTCTAATAGAGCTTCAGCTAAAAGCCTTACGCTCACAGATGAATCCACATTTTGTGTTCAATTCCTTAGCGGCAATTCAATTTTATATTAACGAAAATGATTTTGAAGCATCAGAAAGGTATCTGGTGAAATTCTCTAAACTTATCAGACAGTTTTTCGAACTCTCTAAAGAAAACGAGATCTCTTTAGCTTCAGAAATAAGCTTACTTCAAAGTTATTTAGAAATAGAAAAACTGCGTTTTAAGGAGAAACTAAGTTTTAAAATTAATGTTGATGACGGTTTATTTGTGGAAGATATAAAAGTGCCGACAATGATTTTACAACCTATTATTGAAAATGCCATCAATCATGGTTTATTTAATAAGGAAGACAAGGGGACAGTTACCGTTAATTTTAAAAAAGGAGATGAGGGTAGTTTAATTGTAGAAATTATAGATGATGGAGTAGGATTTGTAAATACAGCTAAGGGACAACGACAAGGGGTGAAGTCATCGAGTGTTTTAAAAGACCGATTGCATTTTCTGAATAATTCTAAAAAATGGAATATCTCGTATTCAGAGCAAGAACTTTATCCAGATCAATACGAAAAGGGGAATAAATCCATATTTATAATGCAAAAATTATGA
- a CDS encoding LVIVD repeat-containing protein, with the protein MKTNIKTIVSTLVVLLAFSCSDNSSSSGSGSTINAEYAYITDGTDLKIIDITVPTAPTLVNSIAVNTSYFVSVSPDVAYVAQYDVTEPYLSIIDISNVALPSIQAEIQKNNTLAFSLLSDMYTVNNVAYLTDVYRGLHVVDIASFNFTSQLNSGGDAMSLTKVQNELFVIDQANGLHSYDVTTPGTPAATGTTNTTDVDTASYGDAPFGQYHSWVETDGTYLFVANTIDKKIKQFDAATLTLVNEVNIEGYPTAFAIHNGNAYVTMKASANAPLQNSSDSVRMYDLATLSLQDMKILSRSSGVALHGNYAYVTDANGLHIYDISGNDFVLESSLGTGFGNFIALGQ; encoded by the coding sequence ATGAAAACAAATATAAAAACGATAGTATCAACATTAGTCGTATTATTGGCTTTTAGTTGTAGTGATAATAGCTCTTCAAGCGGTTCTGGAAGCACCATAAATGCGGAGTATGCCTATATCACAGATGGTACAGATTTAAAAATTATTGATATTACGGTACCAACCGCACCAACTTTAGTAAATAGTATTGCGGTAAATACCTCTTACTTTGTAAGTGTATCTCCGGATGTGGCATATGTTGCTCAATATGATGTTACTGAACCTTATTTAAGTATCATAGATATTAGTAATGTAGCATTGCCAAGTATTCAGGCAGAGATTCAAAAAAATAATACACTTGCTTTTAGTTTATTAAGTGATATGTATACGGTTAACAATGTGGCTTATTTAACAGATGTTTATAGAGGTTTACATGTTGTAGATATCGCTAGTTTTAATTTTACTAGTCAATTAAATTCTGGTGGAGATGCTATGAGCCTCACAAAGGTTCAAAATGAATTATTTGTCATAGATCAAGCCAACGGTTTACATTCTTACGATGTTACAACACCAGGAACTCCTGCGGCAACAGGAACAACAAATACCACAGATGTTGATACGGCTTCTTATGGTGATGCTCCTTTTGGTCAATATCATTCTTGGGTTGAAACCGATGGAACTTACCTTTTTGTTGCTAATACAATAGATAAGAAAATAAAACAATTCGATGCTGCGACGCTTACGTTAGTTAACGAGGTTAATATAGAAGGATATCCTACAGCTTTCGCAATTCATAATGGTAATGCTTATGTAACCATGAAAGCTAGTGCAAATGCTCCTCTGCAAAATAGTTCTGATAGTGTTAGAATGTATGATTTGGCTACACTTTCCTTACAAGATATGAAAATATTATCGAGATCAAGTGGTGTAGCATTACATGGAAATTACGCTTATGTAACAGATGCAAATGGACTTCATATTTATGATATCAGTGGTAATGATTTTGTATTAGAATCTTCTTTAGGAACTGGTTTCGGAAATTTTATAGCATTAGGTCAATAA
- a CDS encoding putative metal-binding motif-containing protein, translating to MRTHVLKTILPTLLLLVAVFIIGSGCTGEPQDYSYHWYPDLDQDGFGDNSVSPTIQHDQPLNYTKDNHSDCDDTNADINPDAIEIPDNIIDENCNGAFGITFYKDSDNDGFGDPESGSIFEIELGADAPNGMVYNNADCDDTNDMINPLADEIVGNDIDDNCNGEIDIDDIRYIDADGDGYGSSEQSPAEGVFNSLDCDDTNPLIHPYAKENKENGIDDDCDGTVDEIV from the coding sequence ATGAGAACCCATGTGTTAAAAACAATTTTGCCAACGTTGTTACTACTAGTAGCTGTATTTATTATTGGTTCAGGCTGTACAGGTGAACCTCAAGACTACTCCTATCATTGGTATCCTGACTTAGACCAAGATGGTTTTGGTGATAATTCCGTAAGTCCAACTATTCAGCACGATCAACCATTAAATTATACGAAGGATAATCACTCCGATTGTGATGATACCAACGCTGATATAAATCCAGATGCCATAGAAATACCTGATAATATTATTGATGAGAACTGTAATGGGGCATTCGGAATTACTTTTTATAAGGACTCAGATAATGACGGTTTTGGTGATCCAGAATCAGGTTCTATTTTCGAAATTGAACTAGGAGCTGATGCTCCAAACGGTATGGTTTATAATAATGCAGATTGTGATGATACTAATGATATGATTAACCCCTTAGCAGATGAAATTGTAGGCAATGATATAGACGATAACTGTAATGGCGAGATTGATATTGATGATATTAGATATATTGACGCTGATGGAGATGGCTATGGCTCAAGTGAACAATCTCCTGCAGAAGGTGTGTTTAATAGCTTAGATTGTGATGATACTAATCCTCTTATTCATCCTTATGCTAAGGAAAATAAAGAGAATGGAATTGATGATGATTGCGACGGTACGGTGGATGAAATCGTCTAA
- a CDS encoding prolipoprotein diacylglyceryl transferase — translation MTGLFNIGQVTVYSYATLIVLGTLIAALYTKWSAKRELGISNLPNSFFYMIFIAGFIGGKLFFYLQDPLLYIKNQSLLLNNFSGGFVFYGSFVIIIPYVIWFLKKQNFPILPMLDILAITTTIVHSIGRLGCFLAGCCFGSPTDSSFGLVFPTTHTISVHPTQLYEVTLLVAIMCILFIIKNHQQFKGQLFLIYLMLYAFGRGVLELFRGDDRGYIIENTLSHAQFIALCFIAIAGYFYYKFHNQINIRSTNT, via the coding sequence ATGACTGGCCTATTTAACATAGGGCAAGTAACGGTGTATAGTTATGCAACTTTAATTGTACTCGGTACTCTAATTGCCGCGTTATATACCAAATGGAGTGCGAAAAGGGAATTAGGCATAAGTAATTTACCTAATAGCTTTTTCTATATGATATTCATTGCAGGTTTTATCGGAGGAAAATTGTTTTTCTATCTACAAGATCCCTTATTGTACATTAAAAATCAGAGCCTATTGTTAAATAATTTCTCTGGTGGTTTTGTGTTTTATGGTTCATTTGTAATCATTATACCTTACGTTATTTGGTTTTTGAAAAAACAAAACTTCCCCATTCTACCAATGCTAGATATTTTAGCTATTACTACAACAATAGTGCATAGCATAGGACGCCTAGGTTGTTTTTTAGCGGGTTGCTGTTTTGGTTCTCCAACAGATAGCAGCTTTGGATTGGTGTTTCCAACAACACATACTATATCGGTTCATCCTACACAATTATATGAAGTTACGCTGTTAGTGGCCATCATGTGTATTCTTTTTATAATCAAAAATCATCAACAATTTAAAGGCCAATTATTTCTAATTTACTTAATGCTTTATGCCTTTGGAAGAGGAGTTCTAGAACTCTTTAGAGGCGATGATAGAGGCTATATTATAGAAAATACACTTTCGCATGCACAATTTATAGCGCTTTGTTTTATTGCTATTGCGGGCTATTTCTATTATAAATTTCACAACCAAATTAATATAAGATCAACTAATACTTAA
- a CDS encoding DUF7935 family protein, producing the protein MDIDNIIELLFNIAPAAIVGLVAYYFFKQHVENENSRRRFLLQKDLQKESFPLRLQAYERMSLFLERIAPSKLLTRVNPTSSNKEDYESLLIATIEQEFEHNLSQQIYVSDQCWSITQAAKNATIQLIRKATLQEQTDTANKLREVVLTDLMDKPAPSNAALAFIKQEVSEMW; encoded by the coding sequence ATGGATATTGACAACATTATCGAATTACTTTTTAACATTGCTCCTGCTGCTATTGTAGGTTTAGTTGCCTACTATTTTTTTAAGCAGCATGTAGAGAATGAAAATAGCAGAAGGCGATTTTTATTGCAGAAGGATTTGCAAAAAGAAAGTTTTCCATTACGCTTGCAAGCCTACGAACGCATGTCACTTTTCTTAGAGCGAATTGCACCTTCAAAACTTCTTACAAGAGTGAATCCAACATCTTCTAATAAAGAGGATTACGAAAGTTTACTTATTGCAACAATAGAGCAAGAATTCGAACATAATTTATCTCAACAAATCTACGTTAGTGATCAATGTTGGTCCATAACACAAGCGGCTAAAAATGCGACTATTCAGTTGATTAGAAAAGCCACTCTACAAGAACAAACTGATACCGCAAATAAACTTCGCGAAGTCGTTTTAACCGATCTTATGGATAAACCAGCACCTAGTAATGCAGCCCTTGCTTTCATAAAACAAGAAGTTAGTGAGATGTGGTAG
- the bshA gene encoding N-acetyl-alpha-D-glucosaminyl L-malate synthase BshA, which translates to MKIGIVCYPTFGGSGVVATELGIELSKRGHEIHFITYSQPVRLELLSNNVHFHEVHVPEYPLFLYQPYELALSSKLVDMVKLYGIELLHVHYAIPHAYAAYMAQQMLKDEGIFVPIVTTLHGTDITLVGSHPFYKPAVTFSINKSNAVTSVSESLKSDTMRLFNIKREIHVVPNFIDLEKHAHSFTDCQRGMMAEDDERIITHISNFRPVKRISDVIKVFYNIQKELPAKLMMVGEGPEKEAAEMLVEELGITDRVIFFGNSNEIDRILCFSDLFLLPSQTESFGLAALEAMASGVPVISTNTGGLSEVNEDGFSGYLSDVASINDMSENAIKILLDIDTLNQFKANAKIQSQKFDLHNIVPMYEAIYEETLKEFLVH; encoded by the coding sequence ATGAAAATAGGAATAGTTTGTTACCCAACATTTGGAGGCAGTGGAGTTGTAGCTACAGAATTAGGCATAGAGCTTTCAAAACGTGGTCACGAGATTCATTTTATAACGTATAGTCAGCCTGTACGATTAGAATTGTTGAGTAATAATGTTCATTTTCATGAAGTACACGTACCAGAATATCCATTATTTCTTTACCAACCATACGAGTTAGCATTATCGAGTAAATTGGTAGATATGGTAAAGTTGTATGGTATAGAGTTATTGCACGTGCATTATGCCATTCCTCACGCTTATGCAGCGTATATGGCGCAGCAAATGTTAAAAGACGAAGGTATTTTTGTTCCTATTGTAACCACCTTGCATGGTACAGATATTACCTTAGTTGGTAGTCATCCTTTTTATAAGCCTGCAGTAACGTTTAGTATCAATAAATCTAACGCAGTAACATCTGTTTCAGAAAGCTTGAAGAGCGATACCATGCGTTTATTTAATATAAAAAGAGAAATTCATGTCGTACCAAATTTTATAGATTTAGAAAAGCACGCTCATAGTTTTACCGATTGCCAGCGTGGCATGATGGCAGAGGATGATGAACGCATTATAACACATATAAGTAATTTTAGACCTGTAAAACGTATTTCCGATGTGATTAAAGTGTTTTATAATATCCAAAAGGAATTACCAGCGAAATTAATGATGGTAGGTGAAGGACCAGAAAAGGAAGCTGCAGAAATGTTAGTTGAAGAACTAGGTATTACTGATCGTGTCATTTTCTTTGGGAATAGTAATGAAATAGATCGAATTTTATGCTTTAGTGATTTGTTTCTTTTACCGTCACAAACCGAGAGTTTTGGTTTGGCAGCGTTAGAAGCTATGGCTAGTGGAGTACCTGTTATTTCAACAAATACAGGTGGATTATCGGAAGTTAATGAAGATGGTTTCTCAGGATACTTGAGTGATGTAGCTTCTATTAATGATATGTCTGAAAATGCTATAAAAATACTATTAGATATTGATACTTTAAATCAGTTTAAAGCCAATGCAAAAATTCAATCTCAAAAATTTGACCTGCACAATATTGTACCAATGTATGAGGCTATATATGAGGAAACCCTTAAGGAATTTTTAGTGCACTAA
- a CDS encoding glycoside hydrolase family 3 N-terminal domain-containing protein, translating into MRNLALIFICTCFQFNFGQDLFKNPLLSKDPIQQQKWVDSLYTSMTIEEKIGQLFMVQVFSDKGKAHEDGIAKLINNQHIGGLIYSNGGPVRQAKLNNELQAASKIPLLIGMDAEWGLSMRLDSTYAFPWNMTLGAITDNELVEQAGRQIGEHCKRLGVHFNFAPAVDINTNPKNPIIGNRSFGEDRDNVTEKGLAFMKGMQSAGTLANAKHFPGHGDTEEDSHLKLPTINFSAKRIDSIELYPYRKLIKQGLASVMVAHLNVPSLESRRDFPSSLSKHIVTDILKDSLGFNGLIFTDALTMKGAADYVEKGVDGSRVKSLIQGGEIDLMAFLAGNDVMLMSEDPEKGIAKFVEAFNNGTITEERLAHSVKKILMAKYKVGLNNYSPIGIYNLVEDLNRLKDDLLYEELMENAITVVKNTNEILPLRDLETKKIAYVSLGDDDGSAFLDELKKYTKVHEIKGVKLDEIITKLQNYNTVVVGYHKSNANPWKSFEFSQKEMAWLYEIARTNTIILDVFARPYALNDLLSVENIDGIVMSYQNSKIAQEKSAQLIFGAIAAKGKLPVSTGQFFPVGTGEAYNSLLSLSYGLPERVGMDSHLLSRIDSVANRAVDGKMTPGIQLIVARKGKVIYNKNFGYHTYAKKEKVNFDDLYDVASLTKILATLPVLMELEEQGSLSLDDKLSNLIPEYKNTNKKNVTLKKMLSHYAQLKPWIPFYYATLDSVTKKPNPRYYRNIRSEGFTVEVTNTLFMRDDYQDSIQKVIRDSDLLSSLRYRYSDLPYYILKGYLEDFYDKPLSEITEDRFYKSLGANYTTYNPRKKFSLKKIIPTEIDDYYRFKEVHGYVHDMGAAMQGGVGGHAGIFSNANDVAKIMQMYLQKGFYGGKRYLKSETIDKFNYCYYCAKNNRRGIGFDKPQLGEEGPTCGCLSMTSFGHSGFTGTYAWADPEEEIVYVFLANRTYPEAGKNLLLRENIRTDIQRLIYEAIID; encoded by the coding sequence ATGCGTAACCTTGCCCTTATTTTTATATGTACTTGTTTTCAATTTAATTTTGGGCAAGACCTTTTCAAAAATCCATTGCTATCTAAAGATCCCATTCAACAACAGAAATGGGTAGATAGTTTGTACACGTCTATGACTATTGAAGAAAAAATAGGTCAGTTATTTATGGTTCAGGTCTTTTCAGATAAAGGAAAAGCACATGAGGATGGAATTGCTAAACTGATAAACAATCAGCATATTGGAGGCTTAATATATTCTAACGGAGGACCAGTTCGTCAAGCGAAATTAAATAACGAATTACAAGCCGCTTCTAAAATTCCATTGTTAATAGGTATGGATGCAGAATGGGGTTTGAGTATGCGATTAGATTCTACTTACGCGTTTCCATGGAATATGACTCTTGGTGCGATTACCGATAATGAATTGGTAGAACAAGCCGGACGACAAATAGGAGAGCATTGTAAACGCTTAGGTGTGCATTTTAATTTTGCACCAGCCGTAGATATTAATACCAATCCTAAAAACCCTATCATTGGAAACCGCTCTTTCGGTGAGGATAGAGACAATGTTACAGAAAAAGGTTTGGCCTTTATGAAAGGTATGCAAAGTGCTGGAACATTAGCAAACGCAAAACATTTTCCAGGTCATGGAGATACTGAAGAGGATTCTCATTTAAAATTACCTACTATCAATTTTAGTGCAAAACGTATTGATTCAATTGAACTATATCCATATAGAAAGCTCATTAAACAAGGTTTAGCGAGTGTTATGGTAGCACATTTAAACGTGCCGAGTTTAGAATCGCGACGCGATTTTCCATCGTCTTTATCTAAACACATCGTTACCGATATTTTAAAAGATAGCTTAGGGTTTAATGGTTTAATTTTTACTGATGCCTTAACCATGAAAGGTGCAGCAGATTATGTGGAAAAAGGTGTAGATGGTTCAAGAGTAAAAAGTTTAATTCAAGGAGGCGAAATTGATTTAATGGCATTTTTAGCAGGAAATGATGTGATGCTAATGTCTGAAGATCCGGAAAAAGGCATTGCTAAATTTGTTGAAGCATTTAATAATGGGACTATAACTGAAGAACGTTTAGCACATTCAGTAAAGAAAATATTGATGGCTAAATACAAAGTTGGTTTAAATAATTATTCACCAATCGGAATTTACAATTTAGTGGAGGATCTAAACAGGTTAAAAGACGATTTACTCTATGAGGAACTCATGGAAAATGCCATTACAGTAGTTAAAAACACCAATGAGATATTACCGCTTAGAGATTTAGAAACTAAGAAAATTGCTTATGTATCTTTAGGTGATGACGATGGTTCTGCATTTTTAGATGAACTAAAAAAGTACACCAAAGTCCACGAGATTAAAGGCGTTAAACTCGATGAGATAATTACAAAACTTCAAAATTATAATACGGTTGTTGTTGGTTATCATAAATCTAATGCCAATCCATGGAAAAGCTTTGAATTTTCACAAAAGGAAATGGCATGGTTGTATGAAATTGCAAGAACCAATACTATTATTTTAGATGTTTTTGCGAGACCTTATGCTTTAAATGATTTACTGTCTGTTGAAAATATTGACGGGATTGTAATGAGTTATCAAAACAGTAAAATAGCTCAAGAAAAATCGGCTCAGCTTATCTTTGGCGCCATTGCAGCAAAAGGTAAATTACCCGTTAGTACAGGTCAATTTTTTCCTGTCGGAACTGGTGAAGCGTATAATTCTTTATTGAGTTTGAGTTATGGTTTGCCAGAACGTGTTGGTATGGACTCGCATCTTTTAAGTCGAATAGATTCTGTTGCTAATCGTGCTGTAGATGGTAAAATGACACCAGGAATTCAATTAATAGTAGCTCGGAAAGGTAAAGTGATTTACAATAAGAATTTTGGCTATCATACCTATGCGAAAAAAGAAAAAGTGAATTTTGATGATTTATATGATGTCGCTTCATTGACAAAAATATTAGCAACACTTCCTGTACTTATGGAATTGGAAGAACAAGGTTCGTTATCCTTAGATGATAAATTAAGTAATCTAATCCCTGAGTATAAAAACACGAATAAGAAAAATGTGACGCTAAAAAAAATGCTGTCGCATTATGCGCAACTCAAGCCATGGATTCCATTTTATTATGCCACTCTAGATTCGGTTACTAAAAAACCAAATCCACGATATTACAGAAATATACGTTCAGAGGGTTTTACAGTAGAAGTAACTAACACACTCTTTATGCGTGATGATTACCAAGATTCTATTCAAAAAGTCATTCGTGATAGTGATTTATTATCAAGCTTAAGATACCGTTATAGCGATTTACCTTATTATATTCTTAAAGGGTATCTCGAAGATTTTTATGATAAACCACTAAGCGAAATCACCGAAGATCGTTTTTATAAATCTTTAGGTGCGAATTACACCACGTATAATCCAAGAAAGAAATTCAGCTTAAAAAAAATAATACCTACTGAAATTGATGATTACTATCGTTTTAAAGAAGTACATGGGTATGTACATGATATGGGAGCAGCTATGCAAGGTGGAGTTGGAGGCCATGCTGGTATTTTTAGTAATGCTAATGATGTTGCCAAAATAATGCAGATGTACCTTCAAAAAGGGTTTTATGGAGGTAAACGCTATCTTAAAAGTGAAACTATTGATAAGTTTAATTACTGTTATTACTGTGCAAAGAATAACAGACGAGGCATAGGCTTTGACAAACCACAATTAGGAGAAGAAGGTCCAACTTGTGGGTGTTTATCTATGACGAGTTTTGGACATTCTGGTTTTACAGGTACCTATGCTTGGGCAGATCCTGAAGAAGAAATTGTATATGTATTTTTAGCTAATAGAACGTATCCAGAAGCGGGAAAAAATCTATTGCTAAGAGAAAATATTAGAACTGATATTCAGCGCTTAATTTATGAGGCAATTATAGATTAA